In one Paenibacillus sp. JQZ6Y-1 genomic region, the following are encoded:
- the chvE gene encoding multiple monosaccharide ABC transporter substrate-binding protein has product MKRGLILLLIAAMMITLSACNLAESSVGSSEKGYVGIAMPTKSSARWVADGQNMVKLFQSKGYKTDLQYAEDVVENQISQIENMITKQVDVIVVAAIDGNTLTDVIGKAHAQGIQVISYDRLIMNTPYLSYYATFDNFKVGVLQASYIEKKLGLDKGKGPFNIELFGGSPDDNNAYFFFNGAMSVLQPYIDSGKLVIQSKQTTMAQIATLRWDGSLAQARMDNLLSAYYGSQKLDAVLSPYDGISIGIISSLKGVGYGSADKPLPIITGQDAELASIKSIVAGEQTQTIFKDTRKLAEKTVGMVDSILQGKQAEVNDTKTYNNNVMVVPAYLLDPVSVDKDNVKQEIIGSNYYTEQEVYGDNAPTN; this is encoded by the coding sequence ATGAAAAGGGGACTAATCCTACTGCTGATCGCCGCGATGATGATCACACTCAGCGCCTGTAATCTGGCAGAAAGCAGCGTCGGCAGCAGTGAGAAAGGCTACGTCGGTATCGCCATGCCGACCAAATCGTCAGCACGTTGGGTAGCGGACGGACAGAACATGGTGAAGCTGTTCCAGTCCAAAGGATACAAAACCGATCTTCAGTACGCTGAGGATGTCGTCGAAAATCAAATTTCCCAAATTGAGAACATGATCACCAAGCAGGTCGATGTGATCGTGGTCGCTGCCATTGACGGCAACACACTGACCGACGTCATCGGTAAAGCGCACGCGCAAGGCATTCAGGTCATTTCGTATGACCGACTCATCATGAACACGCCATACCTAAGCTACTACGCCACTTTTGACAACTTCAAGGTCGGCGTGCTGCAAGCGTCTTATATCGAGAAAAAGCTCGGACTCGACAAAGGTAAAGGTCCGTTCAACATCGAACTGTTCGGCGGATCGCCAGATGACAACAACGCCTACTTCTTCTTTAACGGCGCGATGTCTGTTCTACAGCCATATATCGATTCCGGTAAACTCGTCATCCAGAGTAAGCAGACCACCATGGCACAGATCGCCACCCTACGGTGGGACGGCTCACTCGCTCAAGCGAGGATGGACAACCTGCTCAGCGCCTACTACGGCAGTCAGAAGCTCGACGCCGTATTGTCACCATATGACGGCATCAGCATCGGGATCATCTCATCCCTCAAAGGCGTAGGCTACGGCTCCGCCGACAAACCGCTGCCGATCATTACCGGACAAGACGCCGAACTCGCATCCATCAAATCCATCGTCGCCGGCGAACAAACGCAAACTATTTTCAAAGACACACGCAAACTCGCCGAAAAAACCGTCGGCATGGTCGACAGCATCCTGCAAGGCAAACAAGCCGAAGTCAACGACACCAAAACCTACAACAACAACGTAATGGTCGTCCCAGCCTACCTGCTCGACCCAGTATCCGTCGACAAAGACAACGTCAAACAAGAAATCATCGGCAGCAACTACTACACCGAACAAGAAGTCTACGGCGACAACGCACCAACCAATTAA
- a CDS encoding ABC transporter permease: MESGMKSKSGSRQSTRSSSGTARRWFRRLYTQRHLQTMALLGVVWMLVFNYIPMYGIIIAFKEFNIVDSIAAAPWVGLEHFRAFMEDENLRDVIRNTLGISLIKLFIGFPLPILFALFLNELRSVRFKKSVQTISYLPHFLSWVILGGILTTWLADVGVINQVLLALHLIDQPISYLAEPKYFWAIVIISDIWKELGWSAIIYLAAMASVSPEMYEAATIDGAGRFQKMWYITLPGIQSTIAILFILAVSGVLNSNFDQILVLRNSLNESASNVIDIYVYQTGLLSGRFSYSTAIGLIKSVIALILLLIANQVTKRLNNTSLF, translated from the coding sequence ATGGAAAGCGGCATGAAAAGCAAGTCGGGTTCCCGGCAGTCTACGCGATCCTCGTCAGGCACTGCGCGACGCTGGTTTCGACGGTTGTATACACAGCGGCATTTACAGACGATGGCGCTGCTTGGTGTGGTATGGATGCTGGTGTTCAACTATATTCCCATGTACGGCATCATCATTGCATTCAAAGAATTTAATATTGTCGACAGCATTGCAGCCGCCCCTTGGGTCGGGCTGGAGCATTTTCGCGCCTTTATGGAGGATGAGAATCTGCGGGATGTCATTCGCAACACACTAGGCATTAGCTTGATCAAGCTGTTTATCGGCTTTCCGTTGCCGATTTTGTTCGCGCTATTTTTGAACGAATTGCGCTCGGTTCGGTTCAAAAAGTCGGTGCAGACGATCTCGTATTTGCCGCATTTTCTGTCGTGGGTTATTCTGGGCGGTATTCTAACCACATGGCTGGCGGATGTAGGCGTGATCAACCAAGTATTGCTCGCACTGCATCTGATTGATCAGCCGATCTCGTATTTGGCAGAGCCGAAGTACTTCTGGGCGATTGTGATCATTTCGGACATCTGGAAGGAGCTGGGCTGGTCGGCGATTATCTATCTGGCAGCGATGGCGAGTGTATCGCCAGAGATGTACGAAGCGGCAACGATTGACGGCGCTGGACGGTTTCAGAAAATGTGGTACATCACCTTGCCGGGCATTCAGAGCACAATTGCGATCTTGTTCATTTTGGCAGTCAGCGGTGTGCTGAACTCCAACTTTGACCAGATTCTCGTACTGCGCAATTCGCTCAACGAAAGTGCTAGTAATGTAATCGACATTTATGTGTATCAGACGGGTTTATTATCGGGGCGATTCTCGTACTCGACCGCTATTGGCTTGATCAAATCGGTCATTGCGCTTATCCTGCTGCTCATTGCCAATCAGGTGACTAAGCGTCTGAATAATACGTCATTATTTTAA
- a CDS encoding carbohydrate ABC transporter permease: protein MITSSRRTRGEVIFDVCNTIFMLLICFVTIYPIWYVMVNAFNEGTDAMRGGIYWWPRIFSLESFGAVFQSEGIMQAMWITVAKTVIGTFIHVLFTAMVAYALSRRDLIGGKLYIWIGTITLFFSGGLIPTFLLMKDLQLLDNFMVYIIPAMFSFFDLIIFMTFFREIPDGLEEAARIDGANDWSIFFKVVLPVSMPVVATIGLFHGVYQWNDYFTGMIYMNDTSLQPIQTYLYRVVAESSSNQMLAAVPGSINRSVTSQSIKLATMVVTTLPIVFVYPFLQKYFVKGMMIGSIKG, encoded by the coding sequence ATGATAACCTCGTCTCGGCGGACGCGTGGGGAAGTGATTTTTGATGTATGCAATACGATCTTTATGCTGCTAATCTGCTTTGTCACGATATATCCGATCTGGTATGTGATGGTGAATGCGTTTAATGAAGGTACGGATGCGATGCGCGGCGGGATTTATTGGTGGCCGCGGATATTCAGTCTGGAGAGCTTTGGTGCGGTGTTCCAGAGTGAAGGCATTATGCAGGCGATGTGGATTACCGTTGCCAAGACCGTGATTGGTACGTTCATTCATGTGCTGTTTACCGCTATGGTGGCATATGCACTGTCGCGGCGCGATCTGATCGGCGGCAAGCTGTATATTTGGATCGGCACGATTACGCTGTTTTTCAGCGGCGGCTTGATTCCAACCTTTTTGCTAATGAAGGATTTGCAGCTGTTGGACAATTTTATGGTGTATATTATTCCGGCGATGTTCAGCTTTTTTGATCTGATTATCTTTATGACCTTTTTCCGTGAGATTCCAGATGGGTTGGAGGAAGCGGCGCGGATTGATGGCGCGAATGATTGGTCGATCTTTTTCAAAGTGGTACTGCCAGTGTCGATGCCTGTTGTGGCGACGATTGGATTGTTTCATGGCGTGTACCAATGGAACGATTATTTTACCGGCATGATCTATATGAATGATACGTCATTGCAGCCAATTCAGACGTATCTGTATCGTGTCGTTGCCGAATCCAGCTCCAATCAGATGCTAGCGGCAGTGCCGGGTAGCATTAACCGCTCCGTGACATCGCAGTCGATCAAGCTGGCGACGATGGTTGTGACAACGTTGCCGATTGTATTCGTCTATCCGTTCTTGCAAAAGTACTTTGTCAAAGGGATGATGATCGGGTCGATCAAAGGATAG
- the mmsB gene encoding multiple monosaccharide ABC transporter permease codes for MSTLSKPVKQKDKEGGLSRLFKGNIRQYGMIIALVFIMLLFQVLTGGLLLKPINITNLILQNSYILVLAIGMVLVIITGHIDLSVGSIAAFVGAISAIFMVNWQMNPVLAVILSIVIGGLIGAWQGFWVAYVRIPAFIVTLAGMLLFRGLTMIVLEGQSISPFPNGFQKISSGFVPDFTNAATNIVAIIAGIALSVLYIVTELKNRSAQRKYNFDTGSQALFITKLVLVLAIINLFTFVLASYAGIPTILVLLFLLIVIYSFVMNRTVMGRHVYAIGGNEKAAALSGVKTKKVTFWVFVNMGVLSAISGLIFAARLNAATPRAGTNFELDAIAACFIGGASASGGIGTVFGAIIGGLVMGVLNNGMSLVGLGIDWQQGIKGLVLLLAVAFDIYNKNKGTSSN; via the coding sequence ATGTCCACATTAAGCAAGCCAGTCAAGCAAAAAGACAAGGAAGGCGGACTATCCCGTCTCTTCAAAGGAAATATTCGTCAATACGGCATGATCATTGCCCTCGTTTTCATCATGTTGCTGTTCCAAGTACTGACCGGAGGACTGCTGCTCAAGCCGATCAACATCACCAACCTAATTTTGCAAAACAGCTATATTCTCGTGCTCGCTATCGGTATGGTACTCGTCATCATCACCGGGCATATTGATCTGTCGGTCGGTTCCATCGCCGCCTTTGTCGGCGCAATCTCCGCCATCTTTATGGTCAATTGGCAAATGAATCCCGTGCTGGCGGTCATTCTGTCCATCGTTATCGGTGGTCTGATCGGTGCATGGCAGGGCTTCTGGGTCGCGTATGTGCGGATTCCCGCCTTTATCGTCACCCTTGCCGGGATGTTGCTGTTCCGCGGTCTGACCATGATCGTGCTGGAAGGGCAGTCCATCTCGCCATTCCCGAACGGCTTTCAAAAGATCAGCTCCGGCTTCGTACCGGACTTCACGAATGCAGCAACCAATATCGTCGCAATCATCGCAGGTATTGCGCTGTCTGTGCTGTACATCGTAACCGAGCTGAAAAATCGTTCTGCGCAACGCAAATACAATTTTGATACAGGCTCGCAGGCATTGTTTATCACCAAGCTGGTACTTGTGCTCGCGATTATCAACCTGTTCACCTTCGTACTGGCAAGCTATGCTGGTATCCCAACGATTCTGGTATTGTTGTTCTTGCTGATCGTTATCTATTCCTTCGTGATGAACCGTACCGTTATGGGTCGCCATGTGTACGCCATTGGTGGTAACGAAAAAGCCGCAGCACTGTCCGGTGTCAAAACGAAAAAAGTAACATTCTGGGTATTCGTGAATATGGGCGTATTGTCCGCTATCTCCGGTCTGATCTTCGCAGCACGTCTAAATGCAGCGACTCCAAGAGCGGGTACTAACTTTGAGTTGGATGCCATCGCAGCCTGCTTTATCGGCGGCGCATCTGCTTCCGGCGGGATCGGAACCGTGTTCGGTGCGATCATCGGTGGTCTGGTTATGGGGGTACTGAACAATGGTATGTCCCTCGTTGGACTCGGCATCGACTGGCAGCAAGGTATCAAAGGTCTGGTACTGCTGCTGGCGGTAGCGTTCGATATTTACAACAAAAACAAAGGCACAAGCAGTAACTAA
- a CDS encoding nuclear transport factor 2 family protein, with amino-acid sequence MNEQLSKSEALAFLNTMYRDVVIGMDDTCIDQYFAADYVQVTDGVRSNLDEFKHHVRMLRKEVQSIAISPFTHYAYDEAIQTATLRYIVDVEKKNGKRGQVELIAIFELQGEQVLRCHELSSSLDQADDFHDIASLS; translated from the coding sequence ATGAACGAACAATTGAGCAAATCCGAAGCACTGGCATTTTTAAATACAATGTATCGTGATGTAGTTATTGGTATGGATGATACATGTATTGATCAGTATTTTGCCGCTGACTATGTACAGGTTACCGATGGTGTACGTAGTAATCTAGATGAGTTTAAGCATCATGTTCGTATGCTACGGAAAGAGGTGCAGTCGATTGCAATTTCACCATTTACGCATTATGCCTATGACGAGGCTATACAGACAGCCACCCTCCGCTATATCGTCGATGTAGAGAAGAAGAACGGCAAACGTGGGCAGGTAGAGTTAATAGCGATTTTTGAGTTACAAGGTGAGCAGGTACTACGTTGTCATGAGCTATCGTCTTCACTAGATCAAGCTGATGATTTTCACGATATTGCTAGCTTGAGTTGA
- the mmsA gene encoding multiple monosaccharide ABC transporter ATP-binding protein, producing MDNIILEMKGITKTFPGVKALENVNLQVRKGEIHALCGENGAGKSTLMKVLSGVYGYGSYDGDIMFEGKTCQFKNIKDSEELGIVIIHQELALIPYLSIAENIFLGNERKKGAVIDWNETMQRTQELLNKVGLSEPPSTLVTNIGVGKQQLVEIAKAFSKKVKLLILDEPTAALNEDDSENLLELLLGFKSQGISCIIISHKLNEISKVADSVTILRDGKTIETLDMKKDSVTEDRIISGMVGRDLTNRYPERQPKIGDVTLEVRDWNVFHEQHADRQVIHNANLNLRRGEIVGIAGLMGSGRTELAMSIFGKSYGKNISGTLIKNGQEIRNNDVTQAIKNGFAYVTEDRKNYGLILLDDIKRNISLTGLEKLSKSSVVNEHEEVLVAEDMRGQMKIKTPNILQKTSNLSGGNQQKVVLGKWIFSGPDILILDEPTRGIDVGAKYEIYTIINRLADEGKSVLVISSELPEILGICDRIYVMNAGRITGEVTKAEATQEKLMMYMTKEKAKTEA from the coding sequence ATGGACAACATCATCCTAGAAATGAAAGGCATCACCAAAACATTTCCCGGTGTCAAAGCACTGGAAAACGTCAACCTTCAAGTGCGCAAAGGCGAGATTCACGCCCTCTGCGGCGAGAATGGTGCCGGTAAATCGACCCTGATGAAAGTACTCAGCGGCGTATACGGCTACGGCAGCTACGACGGCGACATTATGTTCGAGGGCAAAACCTGCCAATTCAAAAACATCAAGGACAGCGAAGAACTCGGCATCGTCATTATCCACCAAGAGCTAGCGCTAATCCCTTACCTGTCCATCGCCGAGAACATCTTCCTTGGTAACGAACGCAAAAAGGGCGCCGTCATCGACTGGAACGAAACGATGCAGCGGACGCAAGAATTGCTGAATAAAGTCGGTCTGAGCGAACCGCCAAGTACGCTTGTGACCAACATCGGTGTCGGCAAGCAGCAGCTGGTCGAAATCGCCAAAGCCTTTTCCAAAAAAGTAAAACTGCTCATCTTGGACGAGCCAACCGCAGCGTTGAACGAGGACGATAGTGAAAACCTGCTGGAACTGCTACTCGGCTTCAAAAGTCAAGGCATTTCCTGCATCATCATCTCTCATAAACTGAACGAAATTTCCAAAGTTGCTGATTCCGTCACCATCCTGCGTGATGGGAAAACGATTGAGACGTTGGATATGAAAAAGGACAGCGTTACCGAAGACCGCATCATTAGCGGCATGGTTGGACGCGATCTGACCAACCGTTATCCAGAACGCCAGCCGAAAATCGGCGACGTAACGCTTGAAGTGCGCGATTGGAATGTCTTCCATGAGCAGCACGCCGACCGACAAGTGATCCATAATGCAAACCTGAACCTGCGACGCGGCGAAATCGTCGGTATCGCCGGGCTGATGGGCTCCGGTCGCACCGAGTTGGCGATGAGCATTTTCGGCAAATCGTATGGTAAAAACATATCCGGCACCTTGATCAAAAACGGTCAAGAAATCCGCAACAATGACGTCACCCAAGCGATCAAAAACGGTTTCGCCTACGTTACCGAAGACCGTAAAAACTACGGTCTGATCCTGCTGGACGACATTAAGCGCAACATTTCCCTGACCGGCTTGGAGAAACTGTCCAAATCCAGCGTCGTCAACGAACATGAGGAAGTTCTCGTCGCCGAAGACATGCGCGGTCAAATGAAGATCAAAACGCCAAACATTCTGCAAAAAACAAGCAACCTAAGCGGCGGTAATCAGCAAAAAGTCGTACTAGGCAAATGGATCTTCTCCGGTCCCGACATCCTAATCCTCGACGAACCAACCCGAGGCATCGACGTCGGCGCCAAATACGAAATCTACACCATCATCAACCGCCTAGCCGACGAAGGCAAAAGCGTACTGGTCATCTCATCCGAACTCCCAGAAATCCTAGGCATCTGCGACCGCATCTACGTCATGAACGCCGGCCGCATCACCGGCGAAGTCACCAAAGCCGAAGCCACCCAAGAAAAACTAATGATGTACATGACCAAAGAAAAAGCCAAAACCGAAGCCTAA
- a CDS encoding MarR family transcriptional regulator, with amino-acid sequence MDATQKQAFQAVEQLLLKREQNVQRQQQLAEQMAAEMEVASHKWTITQLHLLSILQTQGEVNNMYLAEQLRISRPAVTKATAILLKHELIREVRRPNNLKEVYYALTPAGEQLATIHERLHNRLLEQYEQLFSQFDESELTTIIRFLHAWAAYI; translated from the coding sequence ATGGATGCGACACAGAAACAAGCATTTCAAGCGGTAGAGCAGCTATTGCTCAAGCGTGAGCAAAATGTGCAGAGGCAACAGCAGCTGGCTGAACAAATGGCAGCAGAAATGGAGGTTGCTTCTCACAAGTGGACCATTACCCAGCTTCATTTGCTCTCGATTTTACAGACACAGGGCGAGGTCAATAATATGTATTTGGCTGAGCAATTACGTATTTCACGACCAGCCGTTACCAAGGCGACAGCGATTCTACTCAAGCATGAACTGATTCGGGAAGTACGTAGACCGAACAATCTGAAAGAAGTCTATTATGCGCTTACTCCAGCAGGCGAGCAGCTTGCTACAATTCACGAGCGACTGCATAACCGTTTGTTAGAGCAATACGAGCAGCTGTTTAGTCAGTTTGACGAGTCAGAATTAACTACGATTATTCGATTTTTGCATGCGTGGGCAGCGTATATATGA
- the cysK gene encoding cysteine synthase A — protein MTSKVVQHISELVGDTPVLKLNRITSPEWADVYVKLEYFNPSGSVKDRAALNLIIEAEKSGDLKPGSTIIEPTSGNTGIGLAMNAAARGYGAILIMPDNMSQERISILKAYGAQVVLTPAAEKMPGAIRKAEQLLTEIPNSYMPRQFDNPANADAHRHTTALEILEQMEGKLDTFVASAGTGGTITGTGETLRDHLPYVRIMVVEPKGSPVLSGGQPGPHKLVGTSPGFVPSILNTSIYDEIVQVADEDAISMMKELARTEGLLLGPSSAATVWTAVQEAKRLGAGKKVLCIAPDNGERYLSMDLI, from the coding sequence ATGACCAGCAAAGTAGTACAACATATTAGCGAACTTGTCGGCGATACGCCGGTATTGAAATTAAACCGTATCACGTCGCCGGAATGGGCAGATGTATATGTCAAATTGGAGTATTTTAACCCTAGCGGTAGCGTCAAGGATCGTGCTGCGCTGAACCTGATCATCGAAGCGGAAAAGTCGGGTGACTTGAAGCCCGGCAGTACCATCATCGAACCGACCAGCGGCAATACGGGAATCGGACTGGCGATGAACGCTGCTGCGCGTGGTTACGGTGCAATCCTCATCATGCCAGATAATATGTCACAGGAGCGCATCAGCATCCTCAAAGCCTACGGCGCACAGGTCGTATTAACACCTGCCGCCGAAAAAATGCCCGGTGCGATTCGCAAGGCAGAGCAGCTGCTAACGGAGATTCCGAACAGCTATATGCCGCGCCAATTCGATAATCCTGCCAATGCAGATGCGCATCGTCATACGACAGCGCTGGAGATCTTAGAGCAGATGGAAGGGAAGCTGGATACGTTTGTTGCCTCCGCAGGTACAGGCGGGACGATTACGGGAACAGGGGAAACGCTACGCGATCATTTGCCGTATGTACGCATTATGGTCGTCGAGCCGAAAGGCTCTCCCGTTCTGTCCGGTGGTCAACCCGGTCCGCACAAGCTTGTCGGCACTAGCCCGGGCTTTGTTCCGTCGATTCTGAACACGTCGATCTATGATGAGATTGTACAGGTGGCGGATGAGGATGCAATCTCTATGATGAAGGAGCTGGCGCGAACCGAAGGATTGCTGCTTGGACCTTCTTCGGCGGCGACGGTATGGACGGCAGTGCAGGAAGCAAAGCGGCTAGGAGCAGGGAAGAAGGTACTTTGTATTGCCCCAGACAATGGCGAGCGGTATCTGAGTATGGATTTGATTTGA
- a CDS encoding YdeI/OmpD-associated family protein: MSTEPMLSVTSRAEWREWLYQHHEDTDYCWIAVSIKATDGVLLYLDAVEEALCFGWIDGVKKKTPDGILAQRMSPRRRNSSWTELNKERVRRLERLGQMTPAGRRVLPDMDIEHFVVDAEIMEWLQREPEVYANFITMPELYRRIRIDNIQNVRHQPDLFARRLDTFIKQTRVNRMYGQWHDHGRLWNEQDNQD; this comes from the coding sequence ATGTCTACAGAACCCATGTTATCGGTCACCTCACGAGCGGAATGGCGCGAATGGCTATATCAGCATCATGAGGATACCGACTATTGCTGGATCGCTGTTAGTATCAAGGCTACGGATGGTGTGCTCCTTTACCTCGATGCGGTAGAAGAAGCGCTATGCTTTGGCTGGATCGATGGCGTGAAAAAGAAAACACCTGACGGAATCTTAGCGCAACGGATGTCACCAAGACGGCGCAACAGCTCATGGACAGAGCTGAATAAGGAGCGTGTCCGCCGACTGGAACGGCTCGGACAGATGACGCCAGCTGGACGACGGGTGCTGCCTGATATGGACATTGAGCATTTCGTGGTGGATGCAGAGATTATGGAGTGGCTACAGCGTGAGCCTGAGGTATATGCAAATTTTATCACTATGCCTGAACTGTATCGCAGAATACGGATCGATAACATTCAAAATGTCCGCCACCAGCCCGATTTATTCGCTCGCAGACTGGATACATTCATCAAGCAGACGCGGGTAAACCGGATGTACGGGCAATGGCATGATCATGGACGATTATGGAATGAACAGGACAATCAAGATTAA
- a CDS encoding helix-turn-helix transcriptional regulator, whose product MKLERLISIIYKLLNHEVVSATVLAEEYGVSPRTIYRDMDVIGAAGFPVISHQGSQGGYGMIDGYKLDKSLLGSHDVASLVTVLHSLSTMFEDTQVQSTIDRLQSIEPVQQMPRLDINFQSYHTNTLLLQLLRQAIAEQQVVQFDYINANNERTTRELEPNQIYFKYGAWYVAGYCRSRQSVREFRLSRMLDTVLRKEHFTIRQHEAVAYTAPNTERQSTSLQPEQSLPHTNIEVVIRINQEALAYALDHFQHAERQFHSDGSMTIRIHIQQSKQTKWLYGILLSLGENAEVLYPPEIRATMKQKLYQMLERYEQDELNLL is encoded by the coding sequence ATGAAACTGGAGCGTCTCATCTCCATTATTTACAAGCTACTCAATCATGAAGTTGTATCTGCCACGGTGCTGGCAGAGGAATATGGCGTATCGCCGCGGACGATTTATCGCGATATGGATGTGATCGGGGCAGCAGGTTTTCCGGTTATTTCGCATCAGGGGAGTCAGGGTGGATACGGGATGATCGACGGCTACAAGCTGGATAAAAGTCTACTCGGTTCGCATGATGTCGCTTCGCTGGTGACGGTGCTGCATAGTCTGTCCACGATGTTCGAAGATACGCAGGTGCAGAGCACGATTGACCGATTGCAAAGTATCGAGCCGGTACAGCAGATGCCACGGCTGGACATTAATTTTCAGTCGTATCATACAAACACCCTTCTGTTACAGCTACTCCGCCAAGCGATTGCCGAGCAGCAGGTCGTGCAGTTTGACTACATCAATGCCAACAATGAACGCACAACTCGTGAGCTAGAGCCGAATCAGATTTATTTTAAATACGGGGCATGGTATGTAGCTGGCTATTGCCGCTCCCGGCAAAGTGTGCGCGAATTCCGATTATCGCGCATGCTGGATACGGTGCTAAGGAAGGAGCATTTTACGATACGACAGCATGAAGCCGTAGCGTATACAGCTCCGAATACAGAACGACAATCCACTTCCTTACAGCCAGAGCAATCACTGCCCCATACGAATATAGAGGTTGTTATTCGCATCAATCAGGAAGCACTTGCCTATGCGCTGGATCATTTTCAGCACGCCGAGCGTCAATTCCACTCCGATGGAAGCATGACCATTCGCATCCACATTCAGCAGTCGAAGCAAACGAAATGGCTATATGGCATACTGCTTAGCTTGGGTGAGAACGCCGAGGTGTTATATCCGCCAGAAATACGCGCGACGATGAAGCAGAAGCTCTATCAGATGCTGGAGCGCTATGAGCAAGATGAGCTGAACCTCCTTTAA
- a CDS encoding DinB family protein, producing the protein MNSTTSNMLRYHHWANETLLARLQELPASVFHEETLSSYPTISATLGHLYAVDHMWYLVLNGTEMPEALEQSQPLLPLGSEWDLSECTARLTEQAQQYAQWSNQTDLSQKIVVNNPYAGMRELSLEELVLHLVNHGTYHRGNITTMLRQLGYPSVMNDYILYLYQQPQQANPTTTHNQSIS; encoded by the coding sequence ATGAATAGTACAACCAGCAATATGCTACGTTATCATCACTGGGCAAATGAAACCCTTTTGGCACGCCTACAGGAGCTGCCTGCTTCTGTATTTCACGAAGAGACACTAAGCTCCTACCCTACCATCTCGGCTACACTTGGTCATCTGTATGCGGTCGATCATATGTGGTATCTGGTGCTGAATGGAACAGAGATGCCAGAAGCATTAGAGCAGAGCCAGCCGTTACTACCACTCGGCAGCGAATGGGACTTGTCCGAATGTACGGCTCGCCTTACCGAGCAGGCGCAGCAGTATGCACAATGGAGCAATCAGACCGATTTGTCGCAAAAGATTGTCGTGAACAATCCGTATGCTGGGATGCGCGAGCTATCACTGGAAGAGTTGGTGCTGCATCTGGTAAACCATGGTACGTATCATCGTGGGAATATTACAACCATGCTACGACAGCTTGGATATCCTTCTGTGATGAACGATTATATCCTGTACCTCTATCAACAGCCACAGCAAGCGAATCCTACAACTACCCATAATCAATCCATTTCCTAG